The DNA region GTGCCACCCGTCCTGATTTTAATACCTTTAAACACATTTTAAGTGGACTGCACATACATTGTAAACATATCAGCAATTCTTAACAGTGTACGTTCTTGAACCCAACACAAGTATTTCACTTCAGGATTTTCGGGTGCTAGAAACACTTTCCAATTTAAACAACGGGTACAGCTATGGCAAGCATAACACATCATAAGACCTACCAGTAACGTCAGTGTTAAAACATAATGTCAATGtgccaaaaatatttaaactttagcCATCAAAACTAATATTTTAAGCCAAGTTGTATACgttttttatatgtgtttttatgtgtttttacaCCTTTCCCttttaaataagtgttttttttttgaaagttgaaATTGTCGTCGTGTTGACTTAAATTTAATGGATTGGAAgataaaaataacaatgaaGTTACCTGGCAAGAACATTAGTAAATAAGATTCTTAGTAGCAGTATTAATTCTAGAGTCGCGTATTATTTATAAGTGCTAAAGGAATTCAGCCTTGATATGTCTTAATACGGCCTTCTGAGCTGTTTTATTCATtgcaatattttatatttaaaagcaaaaaaaattgaagaagtttAAAGAGTTTCTTTCCACGCACTGAGAAATCAAGAAGAGTCAAAGTGACTCTTTTTGAAGACTCATCTCCTAATGAAACTTGTAAAGAGTCATAAGAGAGTCATAATGGCTTTTATAAGGGAGTCATTGATTCTTCATGAGTCTTGTAAGAAAGTCGATATAGGCGCCGTTCCAAGACTCTCTTTTTAGAGTCATTTTGACTCTTCGGAATTTCTCAGTGCGTTCAGTGTTGTTATGACAAAAAGTGCTACACCAGACCTCGTCAATGTTTTGAAAAACGGTCCTTTGTTATATAGCAGAGGATTTTTTCTCTCCTTTAACTTTCCAAAAATGTCATCTTGTGTGTCAAAAAATGTCCGAAATGCCAAGGCActtaaataaaaagtaaaagcgTGGGAGTTAAGAAAAGGCAAATTGTGACAAGGTGGTTAGAATCTGTGGAGTGTCGCTTTGAAACATAAGCAAATTTCGTTGCATGGTATGCAAGATTTTTCGTTTTATGGTATGCAAGATTTTTCGTTTTATTTACAACCTCGATAATTTTCCATACGTCTTTTTTCTTTACTACCGCGTTGAGGCACAAGATAACTTTAGAACAAATTAGAGCATTTTTTCAAAActcttttctttaaaacattAGCTTCAACTTTTCGTTATAAAAAGACATTTTCTAAATGTAAAATTTCAAACTATGATTTCccattcatttaaaaaagtaactttGTATTTCGAGAACATCCACgaaagcaacaaaaacaaaacaaaacaaatatttgcAGGACAACGTAGTTAAAAGAAACAATTCTGTCTCCCGAAAGAAGGCGTATATTACCACGGATGATTGTATCCTTGTAAAGAAAGGAaacattgtttcaatttttacttttgGTAATCATTTGTGTTCATACGTATCAGCTGTACGTAAATTTCGCCAAATGGTGTGGACAACGATATTGTGATTGTTATAGCCATTAAAAGTCGTACATACGTATGTTCTGTATGTTTCATGttaattaaatgttttaatgaaatAATTAAAGTTTACTGCGGCcaatataacaaaaaacaaaaatatgtcgtgtttctACCTCCAGATGATTTAAAAGATGAATGGCACACGACAAAGAAAAACTGATGCTTAATAGGTAGAAATAAATCTTATATATAAATCTAAACCAGAGAGGACGTTTTAAACGAACAGACATCACAAAAATCGTGAGTACCTCTATATTTCTTTGGTCATTCATTTCATTAGATCATAAATGCAAGGAGTAAACCGCAAATCAAGGTTAGGTGGGTGGAATTGACGTTAAAAGCGGTTAGGGTTGGTTTGACGACGATTCAAATTTTAACTtatatacacgcttttttatataaggatatgctttataagaatatcaagctgggatttcaggttaataacAATAGGCCTATTGTTACGAAAAGagaaataagaacaatgaaCAGGTTGGTAAGAATTTTAGTGTTCTTGTAAAAAAGCATAGCGTTAATGGTTAGTCAATAATGTTTGTTTTCATTACTTTTTATGCCGTACATGTGCATGCTGTTTTATATAAGAATAGAAAATAAGAACATAAGGATAACGTAGattaaaacaagttaaaaacattttaacaatGCATGACTTTGTATCTGTGAATACTAATCAAAAATCACAAAGGTGACATGCTAGTAATTGAAAATGTCGCAAGCTTTTCTCAAAGGCCAGTGTTTTAATTAGAAATCATAAACACGCTTTTTTAtgagtaacaatttttttagctaAGGATTAATGTTGCTAAAGTTTTCGTATCACAGGCTTAACTAGCGCCTACCTGTTGCTTATTGGCCATTCAATAATTACAGAACACTTAAATTCCGCATTTTTCACCACCCTCCCACCCGCCCTTCCTGCGTAATATTTCAAATATGAAGACTTCATGTATTTATTTCCTATAGTATTAAAAACCTTAATGTAACAGATAATCAGCCAAACATCAGTAAAAGATGTAACCGGGCACACAATATGGTATTTTTGGTCCTTTTGCGTAAGTCCAGAGGGAAGAAACAAATTCAAGATGTAGATCATAcattaaaataactaaaaatatctATCATACATAAAAATTCTCTGTTACATAGCAAAAGAACTCCCTCCCCCAACCCCTAAATTTTCGTAAGAGTGTGTAACAAAAATAATCATCAATTTTTACAGCTAGTAAAAGTTTACAGCTAGTAAAAGTTTACAGCTAGTAAAAGGCGACGAGTCAATTTCTTAATAAAGtggtattttaaataatataatattttaagtGGCGATATCAACTTCAACTGTGAAAACAATtaccaaaaatatcaaaaataaatttattttgttaacaACCAGTTATAATATCAATTTCCTTCCATGACTCAGCTAAATAAATCGCCATATAACGATTTCCTTGTACGTAATACCACCAGTTCGCCAGACATTGAATTTAATACATATTTCCTAGGTGATAACAAATTATCGCGATCCTGTTATCTTTAAAAATGATGTGGGTTGCTACGTATGAAGTAAAAGTGAAAAGAAGAGGCGGTGTTGATAGTTTATCAGTTAGTTTGGATCACACTTACGTAaatatattgttgttgttttaaaagtatAATATAGTACGAGTGTTTGAACAGGAAAAGCGAGAGGAAGAACATGAGATTGTTAAAgtgaattttgttgtgaaatattttttcatgtttgtAATGGAGTATAGGtaggtttttaaaatgttacGAATTTCTCTCGTGTTAAGGCTTTTaagaaaagtgattttttctgttttttagatAGTAGTATTGGATTTAGATATAGTATGGAATGTTGTTTACCTCATGAACTGAATGACGATTCTTCTTGCAGTCTTATTATATAGATATGACTTCCATATTGCACATCAAAATTAAGGCATCGGATAAATTTTGCTTAGTTTCATAAATTACTATATTTTCTTTACATTCTTTTAAAGCTgtgaaaaactttattttttatttactactTAAGACTTTAGATGATTTGCCCATTCTATTCCTTCCCACCGACCTACTTTCAACATCTCTGTTTTATTCTGAAAGTTCATATAATCTCTGTATGATTGGATAATTATTTCAACAAAAACTTTTGATTTCCTAAATTCTACTAAACAATACTTCAATATGGAAGTGGAGTGTTTATCTAACCGATTTGTGACGTCATAGGCAAGTAAACTATCGAATGACTTCCCGCAAGAAGATATTGGTTTGAATGTTCACGTCACGTGGTCTGACCTACAGTTCCATACGCGTAATAGACGGCGTGTGTGTGTTTTTCATCGAGAAtcttaaataacatttttcttatcttTATATACCATTCACttccttttttataaaatctgattGTTGGAATTTCTGCAATTTGCGTCATTATTTCCTCAGTGCTTATTTACAAAAGCCACGTGCTAAAGACTACTTCCCGTATCCCGTTGAATTTGTTCTTCTTTGTAGAATTATTCTCAAAGCTTGCAAGGTAAACAAAGAGAACTTAAAATGTAAGCAGAAAAAAGTTGTGTACTATATTCTGTGATTGACTTTAGTGGCtaaatttgcttcttttttGTGAGACACTAATTTCGCAAATACGTTGTCACCAAATTAACGGAAAGTTCTTATGCTAAGGACATTAAAGTATTTGACTACCTAAAAGAATCTGCTGTAAAAATGGCGCAATACAAAATCATCGAACAGCGAGAGGAAGGTTGATATGAACATTTACATGAGTTTGACTTTGTAATTTCTTTGTTAATTTCTCTCTGCGGGAGGTAATCAGTAACCAAAATATAACAACACATGTaactattattaaaaaatgacgATCCCGGATAAAAATAGAGTTGTCGTATATATAacgtaaatttattttcaaaataatcgATATTatgttaatataaaaataactcAAATATCAATGTCATCATTTTAGAATATAATTCCATTAAATGAAGAGAAAGTGTGAAACACTTTCAGAAATTTAGCACAAGATAAAACCATGTTAAAATGTAAGTATACtaaatataattattatataaatttcgTAAATTATATCCAAGATACCTCTTTCATTTAAAATcctttaaaatctttaaaattttaataagttTCCATTTTTTGCAAGCAGTAGTAAAAGGGGTTATTACTCCTATCCTAAGATCTCCCGAAACTGTACTGTTCTTCCACACGGAGTTAAAAATATCTACATCTACTGCTTTCAAGCTTGTAACCATCGCAGTCGACTTTTGCATCTTTTCATTTACTACAAAAAATTATCAATCCATTTCGTATCTACTTTAGTTTTGTTCTGAAAGGTTGTAATGTAAGTTATATCAGAAATACAAACTGCTTCAAATCTCTCTTTAATCTACTTTTTTGCTCAATGTCAATTGGGAAAGGATGTCTGGTTTCTCGTTTGAGTTGACATACaggaaacaaaaacattttagtggATTTCATTAAATACATGGGAAAATAAGTTGGACGCGTCTGTTTAAAAAAGATTCAAAACAGGAGATGGAAGAGCAAGGATTTGTTGTGTTCGTTGCTTATgtgtttaaaatacttttatccATCCTTCCCTGAATTATACCAGACTATATTGTCTGTAAATTTCATCTGATTCAGACGCTAtcaaatataactttttttttttaattaagtgcAAACATTAAGATTGAATAGTAAAATTGATCAAGCTCATCTGTTTAATCAAATTAAATGTGCATTCCATCTGTTGTAGGAAATAAAGGCAAAAACATATTTAAGTCCGACAAAAGGTGTGTTTTGCCGATTGTGACGCTCTATTTTGGTttaagtaatttatttatttttccatcAGGGTCTCGCTttattaacattcttctcaattttatTGTTCCCATATTGTTTGTATTTTACCGAATGTTATgcataatttataaaaatagaaGTTTAGGTCAAAACTCATTCCTTTAATCCCCACgttaaaatttaaacttcaaTCATTTAACGActtcaaagaaataaaataaaaataaaaataaattattacctAACCTATCAGATTTGCGAATCAGTTTGACTTCAAAAAGTTTCGGTAGTAGCTATGGCTGTTACGGTGAGTCTTTCCGAGTTAAATTTCTATAAATTTCgtaaattgttaaaattttggAGAAAAGGAGATGCGACACGTCACAGAAGATAGAGCTAGGAAAATTTTATTATcaaataaagaattaaaaacattttaataaacTGAAGCGGCAAGAATTAAAAGAGCATATCGTATTTCCACATCTGTTGCTCACAAAGCTGATTATAACTGCCTTATATTTTGAACATCTTTATGTAAAAAGTAGACCCCCACAGTGTTAGTTCTTTCGTTTCGCAGCAGatcaaaacttttttcttcaaggaattatataaaatttttcatatctcttaaaataaaaaaaacaaaacaaaaacggtTGGTTATCAAATTGGAGTGAATCGTATTGAGACGATGTAAGGCTAATGGTTCATTTCATAGACAAATGGACTTCATACTTTCTTGTTTTATATCAACTTCTCATGGGTTTTATGAAGCAGCTAATACAACCTATCTGTATATAATGTAGATTAAAGGACTTAAATCCCCTGGCGAATTATTTTTCCTGTTCAGTTCCTTAAGGTAATGTGTTGcacaattagaaaaaaaatgccTAAATTATTGCCTTCTTCTTTttagttacaaaaaaaaatcgtttgaaagACGAAGTTGAATCGAACCAAGACAACTCAGAAACTCTTGAAGCACTAACAACTAATCAAAATTCTGCTACGTCCGACGTAAAAGATTCTGAGACGAATATCGTATTGACAACACTTCCTGAAGAAGTCGACACAAGTGCATTGATGACGGAAGATATAGAAGCACTTCTCGACGAATCGTCAGTTCTTCGACCGACAAATATAAAAGCTACCGTCAAATGTGCTTATTCAGCATTGAACTTAACCGATATATCCGTCAAGAAGAACGACGCCGTTAAGATTCTATACAAACAGGATAATTTTGTTTACGTTCGCAATAAGAAAGGTGTTAGCGGTTTCATACCTGTCAGCTATTGTTATATTGCCAACAAAAATGAGAGTAGTTCCAAGAAgtcaaacagaaaaaataaaaattccaagAACTCTAAAACCGAaatcaaaagttttttcaaaaaagataaaACGAAAAACGAAGAAAGTGCCGTgagtaaaaaggaaaaaaagaatgtggaaaacaatgaaacggttgaaACGGATAAAGACAAAACGGATATATTAAGTAAGAAAGATATaacacaaacagaaaacaaagatGATACTGTTGAACACACGGCCGACCAAATTATCCCGTCCCCAACTCCGAGTGAACCAGATGTTGAAAGTGTTGTTGAAACTAacgataataataacaatatagAAAGTAACAATAAACAAGACATTTCCGAAAACAAAGACGATACTTTAAGCTCAACGATGGAGACACCTATTATAAAAATTACGGCTGCCGATAAATCTATCGAGGACGAAAGTCATCACTTGCCTACATCAGATGTTGGATCCAGTGTGTCGAGTTCTCATCAATCGTTAGATCAATTGATGAACGGGGAAACATCCCTTCCATTAGCAGATACTATTGAAGTAATCAAAGAGGAGATTcctgttaaaaaagaaaaacgcaGAAATAAGCCAGTCAACAAACATTTCAGCATAAAGAATcttttgaagaaaaagaaacaaaaagaaaactgtTTGATTGAGaatgataaaaatttaaaagcgaTATCATCTAAGAGCAAGAGATGGTCTGGAAGCCATATTGATTGGTACTCAGACCTTTTCAAAGAAGATGTATCCGATAGTTCTGAAAGTGAAGAGGATATCACAAGTTCGACAGACACGGATACAAACAAAAGCCATTCCGACGTGGGCGCACACGccttaaaaaattacaaacgtGAACAAACTCTTGCACGAAGTAAACACAGGCGCGCAAGTGATACAAGTGCATCCTCGGATTTTTATATACCGAAAAGAACACGGGCTTCAACCTTTGATAACGATGCTAAGACTAACTACACAAAAGATGATCTCTCTGAACTGGATAAACAAACAACGAGCGGGTACGCTACCATCCGGAAAACAAATAGTTTACGTTATAGCGTCCCACCCAGTGACACGCATCAAGATCAGCTTAATACAGTCAACAGGTCTTTGCAAAAATCTTCCAGCAgcagtaatttgaaaaattcaaataagaaaAACAGACGTAACTATTCCTCAGACGTTGAAGTAGATGTTTTGCATTCGCCATTAGTTCCAAGAAAGTTAATTTCACCTACAGCTGACCAATCAGGGGATACTTGGTTACGTCAAGATGGAAGACGTACTCCACTTTCATCAATAAATCCTAACAAACAAACTCAAAACAAAAGGATAGTTTCATATGATTTCATTGCGACAGAAGAAAACGAAGTCACAATTTTGACAGGTCAACATGTAGATGTATTGAAGAAACCAGATGAAGACTGGTGGTGGGTCTGTACAGTCGATGGTAGAGAGGGATTTGTACCTCAATCATTTCTAACCCCGGTACCTACAGTTCCTACGCGAAAACCAGACTTACTGCAAAAACTTTATTCTGGCGAGATTGTTACCGTTGAATCACAAGAGAAGAGTACGGAGCGTAAAGTTAAGACTCCTGTCAATTTACCAACAAGACATATTGCTTCAGATTCACCGAAACTAGCCAAAGTTGCTCCATTTTATCAAGAATATGTGAAAAAAGAAACTAATTCTGACGACTTTcagttatataaaaaacaagtacAGGAAATTCACAAGCATAAAACTCCCCCTCCGTCTTATTCACAGCATGTTATGCACAGACAACACTTAGAACTTATGGCAGGTTTTTATGCAGACCCCAAAGGTGAAAAGTCTAATAAATTTATTGGAAGCAGAGACTGGCAGGGTCATAAAAATGTACAATATATTCAGCCGAGTAGCACTCCTCCTCGGATAGTGCGAAGAAAGTCTTTTTCTGGGAGACAAAAAAGAGTGCGATTTTCGAACGAAGTTGAACACGACAGAAATAATCCTGGAAGTCTTTTGGTCATTAAGCAGTATGGTTTAGACCCTGCTGTTCATGGTGAGGAAGAGACTGAAATTTCAACTTGGTgttaacaactttaaaaattatataaattcgcaatatatatattatttaattacaaacatctgatttattttttcttgatgATTGTTTCGCAGTACACAAGTGAGTGAAGACAATTATATATCACTAAACATTCCCCTTTTGCAAAAATGTCCACGGTTGTCCCCTATGTTTTATAGAGGTTTTCTTTGTTAAGAAAAAAGCTAGGACTTTTTGGGTCTTAAACTGAATTTCCACTCAATTACAAAATTAACCGAAAGTGAAAAAGAATTTGTTCCATTCTTTTGTGGAAATCCAGTTTTTCAACCTCGTATTTAAACCAAAAAGTAGAAACAGCGTAAGTTTATGAACAACTGTATAAAATCGCTTATTGTCAATCCTGAATCTCCTTTTTCCTTTTTATCTGTCTTTTCGCTAAAATGGCTTAAAAAGTGAAACACATTTAGTCTTTAGGCGCTTGGTATACCTTACGCcacaaatttttcaaattgaaTTGAAGTCATAACTTCCCTGCAGCGACAAATTAAGCAGAAATGAAAGTTACTTATATTACTAACTTAATATTAACCCGACCTGGCAATAGAAAGTCACCCGACATTTTTATCTttacggaataagtttttgtgctCCCCAAACATAATCAAAACCTCGGCTTAGATAAAACACAGACTTAGTCGTAAATCCAGTGAAGCGATTAGCATGCATGTGTAATgtctttttgaaaatacaaccAGAAAAGCTTCTCATTAAATCAAGAAACTTTAGAATTTAGAAATAATCCAAGTTCAGTAAAAAGGTGTGTAATTGCatttaagattaaaaaataaaccacTTCGAACATTTGTTGCAGGAAACTGTGCTATTTTCACCTGTTAGGTGCCAGCTGCAGATACCAAAGCCCTCGTCGTATTGCAGTTTAGTAAAAATTAGATTGATGAAGAAAGACAGAACAAGAAGCGTATAGacttccgccattagcaataaccTGAAAAAGTACTAAACTTTGAAGGGAATCttaaaattttatgggtgaaacaaaatcattgaatattataaaattttaaaattcaattctcGAATATTATTGTAATTATAAATCTCGGATAACTTAAATTACATACACTTATTCTCCCTATGAGAacaatgttataaaaataaaaacaatatgatGAAGGGACGTCCTTACTGAACTTGCCACACTTATAGGCTCTTAAGATTATAGACAGACATACATACTACCATTTTATCCTGTTATACCATGTGGAGAATtagtaatttaacatttatcaagtacaattcgaaataataaaagaaatacaaaGTCACATTTTTTCTACATTCTTGATGCTTGATGCTTGCAACATACTTCCTTCAAAAGCCGCCATTATGtgatatacttttttttcagattaaACCCTGTTTGACATCATTTCCTGGGTAGCAAATAAATGCTTCTTGAAAATGCtgctaaaagaaaattaaaattcgaAGCGGAAGAAAGTTTGTGGCAATTCTTACGCCCACCTAGTCTTTGCCTTTGAGCATAGACTCTGTGCAAATTCCGGCTTAGGGGTGcgcttttttgttaacttgcGCTGTGTCTAGGGCTTCTCTATTACGTTTTTCTTTACAAGAATATGAAGATCTTAACAAGGCtggtcattattattattaaagaaTAGACGTAGTACTAAAGAATAGTGGCAACTTTAAATCCCAACCtagtattattataaaaaaagtgcGTATATTGGTACGATGTATGGATTTACAGATTTCTACTTTTGTCCACACACTATTTCTTGCTTGCTGTACGATCGCCTGAACCTCTGATTGTTTGCGCGAAGTTCGATTTTGAGCACGGGAAATGAAGAGTTCCTTTGATATCGAGAACAAAATGCGTACTTGTTattattctttctttcttttttgtatttcttcATGTTATTCATTTTTCGTGTCACGCACTCCTTCCATCCTCATATCAAAGAACGCTATGGGGGCTCCCAGAACAAGGTTGCGTGAGTTTTAACTCAAGGTGTTATGCCGCACCAAGACCATTCTACAACATTGACCATAAGGTGTTTTTGCTTTGTGTGTTTACTCACGTGGTTGTGATGATCAACGCTGCCGATACAAAGTGCTTTAATGACCTTTGAAATCAAAACCACTTGTTAAGTCAAActgtaaacaacaaaaactcgtTTATGTGGATATTTCTCTATGTTTTCTACACTTTTGCAGTCCTTTAACTAAAACTTATCTTCATTACCTGTTACAAACTCATCTTCAGTATCTGTtattaatattaaaacaaaaaacgagGGGCTATGACAATCAGTTGGTCTGTATATACAGAATTATTATCCCAGAGTTGACGGACCTTCCCCtaagaaatttgtttacattccGGACACAAGACGGCGACTGGCACGAAGCTTCTTTCGTAGCTAATATTTTACAATATTAACCACGAATATCTTGCGTACAAaccaaaagaagtttaaaagaacattgtttttgtaattagcacaattgaagttttttttagattaattttttaagaggAATGTTGTGTTGTACATTTGAAATTTTATATATGTAAAACTGCCACGCGTTATGGTCTGGAAGGTTAACATCCATACATGGATACCTCCGGCATATAGTTAATACGCGTGGCAAGTTTGGTAAAGAGGTTCCTTTTTAGATATTGACATGATGAAGTTAACAATTGTTAACTCCCTCCAACCTGAACTTACGATTTTATATTACAAGAAGCAGGCGCTAGCTACATAGGACACTATTTTTCTGCCTTTAATTAGCTAGACTAATCCCAAAATTAGATTAGTAGGGTGgttttttacttttgactagaAAATGTTTGTTATCTGAGCAGTCGACGACACTCCAGAGCAGGATTTTGATAACTAATTAACAAGTTGGTCGTTTTCTTGCTTGTGATTtttataaatagctagctatatataagttatcagttcttgttttttgttgttgttttgttaacaattctcgtttttattttgaaagttgtcgcttttattttgacagttctcgtttttattttgaaagttcTCGTTTTTACTTTGACAGTTCTCGTTTTTATTCTGACAGTTCTCGTTCTTATTTTGAAAGTTCTCGTTTTTATTTTGACAGTTGTCGTTTTTATTTTGACAGTTGTCGTTGTTATATTGAAAGTTCTCGTTCTTATTTTGAAAGTTCTCGTTTTTACTTTGACAGTTgtcctttttgttttgaaagttcttgtttttatattgacagttctcgtttttattttaacagttCGCGTTTTTGTTTTGACAGTTGTCGTTTTTATTTTGAc from Hydractinia symbiolongicarpus strain clone_291-10 chromosome 6, HSymV2.1, whole genome shotgun sequence includes:
- the LOC130647860 gene encoding origin recognition complex subunit 1-like isoform X1 is translated as MTAKYICPGLATKLIVINNTHEITKKNRLKDEVESNQDNSETLEALTTNQNSATSDVKDSETNIVLTTLPEEVDTSALMTEDIEALLDESSVLRPTNIKATVKCAYSALNLTDISVKKNDAVKILYKQDNFVYVRNKKGVSGFIPVSYCYIANKNESSSKKSNRKNKNSKNSKTEIKSFFKKDKTKNEESAVSKKEKKNVENNETVETDKDKTDILSKKDITQTENKDDTVEHTADQIIPSPTPSEPDVESVVETNDNNNNIESNNKQDISENKDDTLSSTMETPIIKITAADKSIEDESHHLPTSDVGSSVSSSHQSLDQLMNGETSLPLADTIEVIKEEIPVKKEKRRNKPVNKHFSIKNLLKKKKQKENCLIENDKNLKAISSKSKRWSGSHIDWYSDLFKEDVSDSSESEEDITSSTDTDTNKSHSDVGAHALKNYKREQTLARSKHRRASDTSASSDFYIPKRTRASTFDNDAKTNYTKDDLSELDKQTTSGYATIRKTNSLRYSVPPSDTHQDQLNTVNRSLQKSSSSSNLKNSNKKNRRNYSSDVEVDVLHSPLVPRKLISPTADQSGDTWLRQDGRRTPLSSINPNKQTQNKRIVSYDFIATEENEVTILTGQHVDVLKKPDEDWWWVCTVDGREGFVPQSFLTPVPTVPTRKPDLLQKLYSGEIVTVESQEKSTERKVKTPVNLPTRHIASDSPKLAKVAPFYQEYVKKETNSDDFQLYKKQVQEIHKHKTPPPSYSQHVMHRQHLELMAGFYADPKGEKSNKFIGSRDWQGHKNVQYIQPSSTPPRIVRRKSFSGRQKRVRFSNEVEHDRNNPGSLLVIKQYGLDPAVHGEEETEISTWC
- the LOC130647860 gene encoding origin recognition complex subunit 1-like isoform X2; its protein translation is MFDMLFFMKVTKKNRLKDEVESNQDNSETLEALTTNQNSATSDVKDSETNIVLTTLPEEVDTSALMTEDIEALLDESSVLRPTNIKATVKCAYSALNLTDISVKKNDAVKILYKQDNFVYVRNKKGVSGFIPVSYCYIANKNESSSKKSNRKNKNSKNSKTEIKSFFKKDKTKNEESAVSKKEKKNVENNETVETDKDKTDILSKKDITQTENKDDTVEHTADQIIPSPTPSEPDVESVVETNDNNNNIESNNKQDISENKDDTLSSTMETPIIKITAADKSIEDESHHLPTSDVGSSVSSSHQSLDQLMNGETSLPLADTIEVIKEEIPVKKEKRRNKPVNKHFSIKNLLKKKKQKENCLIENDKNLKAISSKSKRWSGSHIDWYSDLFKEDVSDSSESEEDITSSTDTDTNKSHSDVGAHALKNYKREQTLARSKHRRASDTSASSDFYIPKRTRASTFDNDAKTNYTKDDLSELDKQTTSGYATIRKTNSLRYSVPPSDTHQDQLNTVNRSLQKSSSSSNLKNSNKKNRRNYSSDVEVDVLHSPLVPRKLISPTADQSGDTWLRQDGRRTPLSSINPNKQTQNKRIVSYDFIATEENEVTILTGQHVDVLKKPDEDWWWVCTVDGREGFVPQSFLTPVPTVPTRKPDLLQKLYSGEIVTVESQEKSTERKVKTPVNLPTRHIASDSPKLAKVAPFYQEYVKKETNSDDFQLYKKQVQEIHKHKTPPPSYSQHVMHRQHLELMAGFYADPKGEKSNKFIGSRDWQGHKNVQYIQPSSTPPRIVRRKSFSGRQKRVRFSNEVEHDRNNPGSLLVIKQYGLDPAVHGEEETEISTWC
- the LOC130647860 gene encoding origin recognition complex subunit 1-like isoform X3 encodes the protein MLKFTKKNRLKDEVESNQDNSETLEALTTNQNSATSDVKDSETNIVLTTLPEEVDTSALMTEDIEALLDESSVLRPTNIKATVKCAYSALNLTDISVKKNDAVKILYKQDNFVYVRNKKGVSGFIPVSYCYIANKNESSSKKSNRKNKNSKNSKTEIKSFFKKDKTKNEESAVSKKEKKNVENNETVETDKDKTDILSKKDITQTENKDDTVEHTADQIIPSPTPSEPDVESVVETNDNNNNIESNNKQDISENKDDTLSSTMETPIIKITAADKSIEDESHHLPTSDVGSSVSSSHQSLDQLMNGETSLPLADTIEVIKEEIPVKKEKRRNKPVNKHFSIKNLLKKKKQKENCLIENDKNLKAISSKSKRWSGSHIDWYSDLFKEDVSDSSESEEDITSSTDTDTNKSHSDVGAHALKNYKREQTLARSKHRRASDTSASSDFYIPKRTRASTFDNDAKTNYTKDDLSELDKQTTSGYATIRKTNSLRYSVPPSDTHQDQLNTVNRSLQKSSSSSNLKNSNKKNRRNYSSDVEVDVLHSPLVPRKLISPTADQSGDTWLRQDGRRTPLSSINPNKQTQNKRIVSYDFIATEENEVTILTGQHVDVLKKPDEDWWWVCTVDGREGFVPQSFLTPVPTVPTRKPDLLQKLYSGEIVTVESQEKSTERKVKTPVNLPTRHIASDSPKLAKVAPFYQEYVKKETNSDDFQLYKKQVQEIHKHKTPPPSYSQHVMHRQHLELMAGFYADPKGEKSNKFIGSRDWQGHKNVQYIQPSSTPPRIVRRKSFSGRQKRVRFSNEVEHDRNNPGSLLVIKQYGLDPAVHGEEETEISTWC